Part of the Henckelia pumila isolate YLH828 chromosome 2, ASM3356847v2, whole genome shotgun sequence genome is shown below.
cgatgatggcgTTCCCGACGACGCTCCCGGTCAGCATCTCCCCAACGTCAACCTATACTGCCATgactactctgatcatcgcggtctgccatctacaaaaatgaCCTcgcggttatcttatgcagaagctaaatcccaagaatactatgcatgctctgataccataaatgtagtgacccttaccgagatcatctactaaacagaacttagacatgcaattaacttaattaaatagtaaaccagaataagctgcggaaacaataaacattaaatACAATCCAtgggaaaggaatctgtaaatacccaaagttatacaaccaaatcgaatagtgtATAAACCCAATCACAATAGAAATAAAatcctagacgaagctccagctggccaaccactgcctaaccccctcttggatccacccgcctcatccaaacgcaaacctgccccatggaatagggtgtccagatacacaaagtatgagacgtgagcataaaatgctcaacacgagagtatgagtatacatgcatgcaagtgtaactcctactgactagaggccaaggatcagataacaaagacagaccgggccctggtatgtagcacgatgtgccgtcgcttcaggaggtggctcacataccaaaatacctggatacgcgggacccaaatcgatgaaagtccatccactaacaggatagggtaaaaccctactaacagacatttcaaaagagatagctcaagatgcaaatgtatgcagtataaaatcatgtcatataaatcatgcagtcacataatacatgcatactcagtcaggatatctcgaacagtactttcgtaccttaaatactaggcaagctctaccagctctaagtccacgcctataatccgcactacaatgccaaatgatactaatatcattaaagtgctctaaaagccttaactaagttattgcatactcctaaatatttttaggaaaaaaagctatatctgcgtccgtcgtcagccctttgatgtcgattgcctcaaaactaggccatagctccgctacgacgcctgtaccgctatgccacttccggattaccaacgggacgcctaaaatgccctagatctaagctggaagaccaaggaatcgagagaagagaggtgaatgATGTGTCtggaaatgaatctcggcacctctatttatagacggagttcgggccgtccgaacccactTCAGAGCCTTCGAACACGTTCGCACCGTTCGAACTCGACTTCAGGGCATatgaagtcccatcaatgcgtcagcaatgacgtcatcttgctgacgtaagcaatgacgtaatactgGACTCCGATCGTGccgtccgaacctgccgacggagcgtccgaagatgttcggagcctccgatcctggcttcgaaccgtccgatcccgttcggagcctccgatcctccacttcggatcgtccgaactcaagtttAGCAAATGCGATTATTTCCCTTAATTACCTGATTTGgtttcgggctactacacataCAGAGCTCTTCTTTCATGTCCTGAGCTCCAACTGATGTGTGCTCTTGTTCGTGCTGTCCCTGTGTTCATGCATGCTTATTTAGTGAGTTTGTAGAGCTTCATCTACTACGTGCTTCAGCTCTTGTGTCCCTCACAACTCGTTCATAATCTTGTGAATTTCAGTTTATACGTGATACCGTGAATGTATATATTCAGTTCGCCAAAGTAGTACCTTGGTGCCAGGTGACTATAGGGTTCTACCGTTGTATCCTGGGAAACAGACGTCCGTCGTGATCCTCCGAGCACATCCGGGAGGggacgaatctgttttaagaAAACTGTAATTTTACATGTCTCGGTTGTCTGTTATATGTTAACAGTGGTTTCTGGTTTATTCAAAATGTTCACGTGACTATATTTTCGATCTAAAGAAAAGTTCACAAAATAGTTTTTGTACTACAGTAAAATCTATTGCTTTcagaaatgaaataaaattaacgatttttttaaaattttatgcatatttATTTCCCTTTTTCCAGCGGATATGTCAAGAGCAATGCCACAAGAGTgatgtgaaattttaatttgaTCGTTTATTCTAAATCACAAAGACATTTTATTCAAATAAATCAGAATCAAAAACTTTTGTTAATATCTATTCAACACGTATTATCTTGTACTAACATGTGGCATGCATCAAATcacactaataataataataataataataataataataatatacaaaatataccATCAAAATCTTGGGGCCTTTCCCCTCACACATTATAGAGAAATGAGGGTCCAAGTATTATTTAGGCGAGACTTCTTGGATGAATTTTGGCacattatttttattcttatattCATATAGATTGATACAGCTGATAAATTTTTGAGTAATATCATTTAAGcttcattttgttttgtataTATCGAAATTGTAAATGAAATCATTCTTAATTTTCATCGTAACGTGTTGCgctgatataattttttttccctcGAAACATATGAGTAAAATTTTGAAAGCCGACGTCCATAAACTCTATCTCATAGATATACGTACATATATATAgtttaaaaattagtttttttttaaatttattttttcgcaTTCACATTCTATGTATTTAATGAATTCACGCTTAAATCTTTTGCATTTCATGATCATTTTGCACTTGATAAAGATCAATTGCCAATTTACATCCTATTTAAAAACTAGGCCAAATTTAATTGATTAGATATAAATTAAAGTGATAAAATGttaattcaatatttatttattggataaaataaagaatattGATCGATTGTGGCCTCTGAAAGTGAGATTCGTATGCTTTCTTCTTATACAacttttttttccaaatattaTCCTCCTAAAATTTGTGCTTTTCCACAACCCTAAACCCGCAAAGGGATGATAACCTAGTGTGGTAGATTATCTTAATTGCTCTTATAAGCTcacttttttaaattttttaatgacAGAAAatcgatttatatatataaaaaattgaatTGGAATTTCAATCACATGGACAACTACGTGAGCAACAGCTGACGTAGCAATCACTCATTGAATGTAAAAGGTGTCACGTAAGCTGTTACACACGTAATTGTCCATGGTGATTGCTATGTGATCGAAACTCTAATCAAAGGTGTTCACATAATCATGATtcatgtttatatatattttaaaatgcaTAAACCGTGAAGTACATGCAAGGAATTAATATCCCATGCATGTATCTAGAAATTGGTTGAATATGAAGCAATAAAAATCATCCAAGAATcaacactcaaaaatattttcaatttgacCCTTCTAAAACTctgatttcaaattttgaaacgaTGTCTAACTTTCGAGACCGAAATGTAATAAATCCTtctcaactaaaaaaaattataaaaaacacTCCTACCAGTAcaacatatataattttaacaaataataataattattatagtaATATAAAAAGAATCTTAAGTGAGATGTTCGAACACCTCAAACCATCATAtcgcaaaaaaataaaaataaaaaaatcgtgTTTCATCTCGAacttttttgaaaaagagagaATCTCAGGTAAAAACGCGAAAGGACAAACACGATtacagtaaaaataaaaataaaaaagaaaagttGAAATTAATCTCCAATCCAAAAAGCGCGCTAAAAATGTAGTACGGCAAATGTACAGTAGAGTGAAAAAAGGTGTTTTCATGGTGGCGTAGGGGTGTAGGGTCCATCGCCATAGATTCCCACAAGCTCCTACAAATACCCAATTCCCTCCCTTTGCATTTTGCAATCAAACCCAAATTTCTTACAGCCTCTCGCCTTTTCACCATCATCCCCAAATCGTATCCATTTTTTTCAATCTGTGCAACGACCCTTGGATGCTGTTCTTGGATTGATTGAGGTATGCTTGATTGTTTCAAGATTTTCTCGCCATTGGTACTGATTTTGGTTGAATTTGTGGTTGAAATGCTGATTTTTTATCagggattttggttttatacaCTTGTTTATATACTGATGATGATTTTGCAGGTGGGGAAGCAAGCAATCGGCGGTTTCGATCTTCGGTAGTGAAGATATGCCGATGAGGAACAAGAGTTTTCATTACCTTTCTTCTTCTTCGCCGATAAATGAACTCGAGGAGGAGTCACCGACGAAACATGGGATAGGAACAATTCTCGCCTCAGATTGCGAGAAAACCAAAAATTCCTCTTTGAGAAGAACTCTGTCCGCCGACATGTCTTCCAAGAAGTGGCTCGAACAGAATGGGTTTTTCTCCCCCGTCAGGAAGATTGCATCCTCCAAGGAGCTAGGTAATTCGGTAGAGTCTTCATCGGTTTCATCTTCGGAAGATGAACGAGGGTACGAAAAGTTTCCGGGGCAAGATGAAGTTTGGGAATCGATTTTGTCGCGTAAAGCGCGAAAGCCAGAGCAGATGGATGTTTGGGGTTCGATTCAGGTTCAAAAGAGTGAGGTTTGTTCTAATGTTTCGGCACCTTACGTCCATCCACTCGTGAAGAGATCAAGCATCGGTATGAGCGAACAAAGTCTAGAGATGTGCACGGAGTGTATTGGATCAGAAACCGGATCGGATGGATTTTGTTCGGAAATTGTGAGTGATGTAGGCCAAGAAGAGGTGAAAGAGTTGAACTCTGTTGGAGATTTCCATCTCCCAAGTTCGAGAAAATCAATGGCCACTCCTTTACCGCCCCCGCTCTCTTCCATTTCCGGCGGCGGTGCTTCGTTTTACATTCGATCCCACCGCAAGAACGGTAGGTTGATTCTTGAAGCCGTGTCTGTTCCTTCAAGAAACTGTTTCCAAGCTCAAAGGAGAGATGGGCGCCTTCTTTTATCGTTTGTGGAGGATAATGAAAGTTGGATTGATGAAGTGTTCGATGACACGAATGAAGCTCTTGATCAAGGAACGGAGGAGACCGCGGATAGTGGCGGTTGCGACGGTGGTGGGAAGGCAGAGGAAGAAGAATGGGTGGCAGAGGAGAAGTTTCAGGTCGAAAAAGTAGTGCATCATACCCCAATACCATCGCCAAGTATGGCAAGTGTGCAGCAATCATCCCTCGTGATGAAAAACATCATGGGATCAAGGAACAAAACAATGAACTCGGAGGCGGAGGTGCCGGTGGAGGAGCTGCAGATTCCCGAGCCCCTCCCACCGCGGCCTCGGGTTCCTCCTCGGTCCATCCCATCGCCGCAAATCCCGCCTTCCTCATTCAACACTTACGAGTACTTCTGGCGTAGCAAGGCCGCGGTTTGTGACGGTGTCGTCAACTCCATTGTCACCACAACACAGTCCACACCCCTCAAAACCAACTACAATTGCAAGGCAAAAGGCACAAGGAGTCAAGATTTGGTGCTGATGAGAGGAAGCAAGACACAGTATTCTGTTCCATATTGGAAGGGATGCAAGGAGTTTCCAAGGTCTTTGCTGATATGGGAGCCATGTAGCATTGCCACATCCTAGTTACCATATTTAGCCAAATGTTGATTAGTCATCATTAGTCCCTCTGTATTGGAATTCCCTAttttagtaataaaaaaaaatcttttttttcaaaatttatgaatatatatattttatttacggataacaaaaaatataatttcaaagTAAATGTGTCtacactaggtcaagtaatagtgtCCGGAGATTGCctgatgatcataaaataataataatgataaaaaaTACTACATTGTCATTTTGCACACCCTTACATGCGtagattatgaattttttcatgACAAATTTGTTAATAAGATAATTTGTTaatggaaaaaaaattcataatcatttgtGTTAAAGGTTGCAATTTGCAAACGCTATCTTAGTATTGAACTCTCAAATTTAAGATAAGTAACTTTCTTGTATGACAGTCTCACTTATCTATATCCATGAAATATATCGACTTGATCCATACTTAcagttaaaaataatactttcgATATAAAAAATTTGAGAGGTGAAGTTCCTTGATCCAGCTTAGAGCCTCGCGAATACCTAGAACTTCTGCAACAGCCGGGTTAAATTCTCCATGACAGCACCCTTGAATAGCAGCTATGACTCCACCAGAAGATTCACGGATAAGACAACCATACCCCATTCGCGGAGGGTCCATGAAGATAGGCTAGATAGCTGCATCCACATTCACATTTACTAGTACGTAAAACCTTAATTGGGgcaattatttataattttaaaaataatgatttttaacataatatcaaatttatgtatgagatttttttttattttttaaaaattattttagggGAATAAATGCAATTTACCGTGAACAATTCAGCAAATCTTTTATCAACAACTTTCTCGGATTTGGGTCTCATCAGAAACTCAAGAGCCCAAATAGACTTCGATGTTAGTAGGGCTCTACGAGTTTAGTTTGGGCCTATCTCTGAAGTGTGAAAATCTAAGCCCAAATATAATACTTCTCCATAGTAGTTAGTTAGATTGGGTCATTTGTCCAAACCTCACAGGCAAGTAGGCCTATTTATCAAAGGCCTCTCACTGCCGTGGTTCAATATCTGGTGAACAAATTCCCGATGGGTGAGACCGCCACCTCCGCCGCTGCTCCGACGCCCGACGAAGATCTGCTGCTTAAAAATTTCCTCGCGGAGGTCAGCGAGGTTGAGCGTGACAATGAAGTTACCAGGTTATTTATAACGACTTATTAGTATCGATTGcggaaaattattttattttaatttgtttccaTTGCTTTTGTAGTCGTAGGTTTGTGTTTATTTAGATATGTATTGGTTTCAGGGCTATATAAATTGGTGTGCGGCTGTGTTACTGTGTATAAttgttagattttttttttgggtgatACACAAATAACACAATGATTAGGTATTGATGATTCGATCGAAAAATTGGGAATCATTGAATCCATTTATGCAATTAAAGGTAACTTGTAAGTAAGCACAAGCTTTAGGCTTTAAGACGCAGAGGTATAGGTGAGTGCCATTTGTTGCTGAAAATTCCTAATATATGCTGAAAAACTCGGATTGAGGAAAGATACTTATCACTCAATCCTGTTTGAGTGCAGGTATTCTTAATTTTCTTCATCATTTAGTCTATCGATCGACCATTTGTGTCGGGAATGGTGTTCAATgacaactaaaaaaataaaattaagcaACAGTGACTCTACTTGTAACTCCCTTTAAGCATAGAATATCGGGGAAAAACCTTATTGGTATCTTTAACTGGACTAAAATATGAGTTTTTCATCTGCTGCTGACCTGTCTTGTTGATTCTTGGCTTCTGTAGGATCCTTTCATGCTTCAAGTTAAATTCATTTGAATATCTTAACCTACCATTTGATTCATCACCAGATGATGTAAAAAGGCAATATCGTAAGGTGATATTTTGCATTTACCAATCTATTTAGCTATCTATTattatctttgattttgataaAGGGCGTTTTTAAGGTTACTTTCTTCTCTGACAGTTATCTCTGCTAGTTCATCCTGATAAATGCAAACATCCACAAGCAAAGGAGGCATTTGCTGGTAACGAACCCTGACTAAAATATGTAATTTTCTGCATGCaatattttaaacatttatGTATTTGGTGGTGAGTGTGTTCTTGATTCTTATTCTAAAATTCATTGGTTTTAGCATTATTGCAATGGTAGTTTGTTAAGATGGTATCTATTTGAAATTGTAACTTGAATACTCTATGACGATAGGATCTTGTTAACCCATTTGCTTCATGTAACATTATATACCTAGTGCCTACTACTCTTTTGGGAAAACTATATCAACATCCCTGAGGTTTGGTCTTGTTCGATAACAATGATACTCCCTGATCCTTGAGGTATTATGGGTGTGTAGATAGCTATGGCAAGTAGTATTAGAACAGGACTTAAAAGATTATAGCGTTGAATCTTTTATTTCGAGAAAAAGTGAACGCTTTCAAAAGTTTTACAtgcaatttgaatttttatagttAACAGGATCGACTACATTTGCTCATTCTCCACTGGTTCTCCCTTGGTAGTCTGCATTTGGTCCTTTTGGTGGAAACAATTTTTGTTCTAATTATATGATTGTAATGGCACCACTTGAAAAATGTTCGTGTTTAGTATAAGTTCCCTCGTGTGAAATATGGTCGTGTTTAGTATTAGCTCCCTCGTGTTAGTAATTTACCATGTTGTTAAGTGGTCCAATCCTTCATCTTGTTTTGAGCCTAACGTGTATTTGAGGATTTCTAGATTTCAGTATGGAGGAAATTTATATTTCACACAAAGGGAATTTAATAGTGTATGGGGTTGGATTATCAATGCAGATTTATATGTTTCCACGGTTTCTTTTTCGATTGTGAAGCTTCCGCTGAAGGAGGCGGATAAAGTTACATTTTTCATGGGATTTGGCAATCATCTTTTAAGCAGAAATCAGTTTATATTAATTCTGCTATGATTTGTAAAACAACGTGTTGTGGAATTTGTGGGTTATAATTTTGACTAATAA
Proteins encoded:
- the LOC140884149 gene encoding uncharacterized protein yields the protein MPMRNKSFHYLSSSSPINELEEESPTKHGIGTILASDCEKTKNSSLRRTLSADMSSKKWLEQNGFFSPVRKIASSKELGNSVESSSVSSSEDERGYEKFPGQDEVWESILSRKARKPEQMDVWGSIQVQKSEVCSNVSAPYVHPLVKRSSIGMSEQSLEMCTECIGSETGSDGFCSEIVSDVGQEEVKELNSVGDFHLPSSRKSMATPLPPPLSSISGGGASFYIRSHRKNGRLILEAVSVPSRNCFQAQRRDGRLLLSFVEDNESWIDEVFDDTNEALDQGTEETADSGGCDGGGKAEEEEWVAEEKFQVEKVVHHTPIPSPSMASVQQSSLVMKNIMGSRNKTMNSEAEVPVEELQIPEPLPPRPRVPPRSIPSPQIPPSSFNTYEYFWRSKAAVCDGVVNSIVTTTQSTPLKTNYNCKAKGTRSQDLVLMRGSKTQYSVPYWKGCKEFPRSLLIWEPCSIATS